In Hydra vulgaris chromosome 06, alternate assembly HydraT2T_AEP, a genomic segment contains:
- the LOC136081165 gene encoding uncharacterized protein LOC136081165 — MTYNKQKQSNGLNKNIVKSGILNLSQTRLDTSTINLLNLGPNFAPSFKKLPYMEILTPIESFALHLEKKSKKSDAEKIRQNVSKILIKNIKHRLPDNLSKEQRLSLNNLKKKMNGLAVYPFDKGTGFVLINEEDAFYKLEEEIKHSVTINYDPTQTLMTKFQKLLCRLRKQKKLDNKTYFQMYPSDCVPPRLYGVIKAHKPEKNYPMRPVVSTIGTPPYGSSEHLVKIIQPTLNKNKTRLLNSSSFVNEAKSWLIDPSEIQVSFDVVALYPSIPIDRAIPVIIDILNNDIDNLKKRTKLTLSDIHEMIELCLNQCYFLYKNEIRSIPNSGPIGLSLMVVVAEAFLQHLEAKALIIAEVGQFSPKTYRRYVDDSHARFDSIQNHDKFLELLNEQDPAIKYTSEKENNKKELNFLDITVTNTNNSYYNFKIHRKSAITNIQIKPTSNVNPKIVMGVFKGFLSRAVKICSKKYLDDEIQFLINMFAENGHDRLKLETTAKNYIQKRINLSKINYNKTETFKYTVKLPWLPRIGPKLRKELKPYNVRIIFTTPPTLKNILCNNKSKLIPNSNPGVYKLTCSCGSIYIGETKKKILTRCIEHQKNYLKGKWDASGATEHGRECNGMFDWSNPKTLAIKSEYDQRKVRESLEINYASTYQEIKNAPILLNRDNGIKISTNSWRPLFQKIIQKKGVK; from the coding sequence atgacttacaataaacaaaaacaatcaaacggattgaataaaaatatagttaaatctGGAATCTTAAATTTATCGCAAACTCGGTTAGACACCTCCACAATAAATCTCCTAAATCTTGGACCAAATTTTGCACCGTCGTTTAAAAAGTTGCCTTATATGGAAATTTTAACGCCGATCGAATCTTTTGCtttacatttagaaaaaaagagtaaaaaatctGATGCAGAAAAGATTCGACAAAACGTGagtaaaattcttattaaaaatatcaaacatagATTACCCgataatttatcaaaagaacaaagattatctttaaataatttgaagaaaaaaatgaatggTTTAGCAGTTTATCCATTTGATAAAGGAACAGGATTTGTACTTATAAACGAAGAGGACGCATTTTATAAATTGGAAGAGGAAATTAAACACTCAGTAACTATCAACTATGACCCGACTCAAACCCTTATGACTAAATTCCAGAAACTATTATGCAGGttacgaaaacaaaaaaagttagataACAAGACTTATTTTCAAATGTACCCTTCTGACTGCGTACCTCCACGTTTATATGGGGTCATAAAAGCTCACAAGCCAGAAAAGAACTATCCAATGCGGCCAGTCGTTTCTACTATAGGTACCCCACCATATGGATCATCAGAACATcttgtaaaaattatacaaccaaccttaaacaaaaacaaaacaagattaTTAAACTCCTCCTCGTTTGTCAACGAAGCAAAATCTTGGTTAATTGATCCAAGTGAAATTCAAGTTTCTTTTGATGTGGTGGCGTTATATCCCTCCATTCCAATTGACAGAGCAATTCCTGTGATTATCGATATTTTAAACAACGATattgataatcttaaaaaaagaaccAAACTAACTCTTAGTGATATACATGAAATGATCGAACTCTGCCTTAaccaatgttattttttatacaaaaatgagATAAGATCTATACCGAATTCGGGACCTATAGGTTTGTCCTTAATGGTCGTAGTTGCCGAAGCGTTTTTACAGCATTTGGAAGCAAAAGCTCTTATTATTGCTGAGGTTGGTCAATTTTCGCCAAAGACTTACAGAAGGTATGTAGATGACAGTCATGCAAGGTTCGACTCAATACAAAATCATGATAAGTTTCTGGAGTTGTTAAATGAACAAGATCCAGCAATAAAATATActtcagaaaaagaaaacaataaaaaggaATTAAACTTCTTGGATATAACTGTAACCAATACTAATAACTCATACTATAACTTCAAAATCCATAGAAAGTCGGCTATCactaatatacaaataaaacctACATCAAACGTTAATCCAAAAATAGTTATGggtgtttttaaaggttttttatctCGTGCCGTTAAAATTTGTTCCAAAAAATATCTTGATGATgaaatacagtttttaataaatatgtttgcAGAAAATGGACACGATAGATTAAAGCTTGAAACAACTGCTAAGAACTATATTCAGAAAAGAATCAacctttctaaaataaattataataaaacagaaacatttaaatatacaGTTAAACTTCCATGGCTCCCAAGAATAGGTCCAAAACTAAGAAAAGAACTTAAACCTTACAACGTCAGAATAATATTTACTACACCACCTACGTTAAAAAACATCTTATGCAACAACAAGTCTAAGTTAATTCCAAATAGCAATCCCGGTGTCTACAAACTCACATGCTCTTGTGGCAGTATATACATAGGCgaaacaaaaaagaagattttaacGAGATGcattgaacatcaaaaaaactatttaaaaggtAAATGGGATGCATCTGGTGCAACCGAACATGGTCGAGAATGTAATGGCATGTTTGATTGGTCAAATCCGAAAACTCTAGCAATAAAATCAGAGTACGATCAACGCAAAGTTAGAGAATCACTTGAAATTAATTACGCCTCAACAtaccaagaaataaaaaatgctcCAATACTTCTGAACCGTGACAATGGCATTAAAATTTCTACAAACAGTTGGAGACCtctgtttcaaaaaattatccaaaaaaaaggagtcaaataa